From a region of the Thermoplasmata archaeon genome:
- the dph5 gene encoding diphthine synthase — translation MLKLVGLGLYDEKDMSIKAYENIKDGDYIFIEFYTSCLMGTSIEKLEKLTGKKIKILSREDIENERMLLDLAKNNKVLLLSAGDPLIATTHIALRLKAFEEGIPVEIIHGTSIQCVVPGLLGLQNYKFGRTVTIPYPENEIYSKSVYDFIKNNLNSGLHTLVLLDIKDDRFMTANEALKILVKMEEIFKSKVIEKNTIVAVVSQAGSANPTLTSGTIEKLVDKDFGPTLHTMVIVGKMHFMEEEALKKLTKSFY, via the coding sequence ATGCTAAAGTTAGTTGGATTGGGTCTGTACGATGAAAAAGATATGTCTATTAAGGCCTACGAAAATATCAAAGATGGAGATTATATATTTATAGAGTTTTATACCTCTTGTTTGATGGGCACTTCTATTGAAAAGTTGGAAAAATTAACAGGAAAAAAAATAAAGATTCTTTCTAGAGAGGATATAGAAAATGAGAGAATGTTGCTAGATCTTGCTAAAAATAATAAAGTATTACTATTATCGGCAGGGGATCCACTGATAGCTACCACCCATATTGCTTTGAGACTCAAGGCTTTTGAAGAAGGTATCCCTGTAGAAATTATACATGGCACTTCAATACAATGCGTAGTACCAGGGTTATTAGGTCTGCAAAACTATAAATTTGGAAGGACCGTGACAATACCATATCCTGAAAATGAAATTTATTCAAAGAGCGTTTATGATTTTATTAAAAATAACTTGAACTCTGGATTGCATACATTGGTTCTACTAGATATTAAAGATGATAGATTTATGACCGCTAACGAAGCATTAAAAATACTTGTTAAAATGGAAGAAATTTTTAAAAGTAAGGTAATTGAAAAAAATACAATCGTAGCAGTAGTTTCACAAGCAGGTTCTGCAAATCCAACATTAACCTCAGGCACGATAGAAAAATTAGTGGATAAAGATTTTGGCCCAACGCTACACACTATGGTTATAGTTGGTAAAATGCATTTTATGGAAGAAGAAGCTTTAAAAAAATTAACAAAATCTTTTTACTAA
- a CDS encoding CoA-binding protein, translating to MFKELFNPRSIAVIGASKDENKIGNVVLKNLISEKYDGKIYPINPKITEILGLKCYKTLKDIDERVDLAIIVLPAEFVPETVKECVEAEVRFIIPIAGGFSESGKEGELREKEIKEYLKKGSSRLIGPNTVGIYVPQSKVNTALTDPDKISYPKDGSLAFISQSGALGLLTMDSFA from the coding sequence ATGTTTAAAGAACTTTTTAACCCCAGATCTATTGCAGTTATTGGTGCTTCAAAAGATGAGAATAAGATAGGAAATGTGGTATTAAAAAACCTAATTTCAGAGAAGTATGATGGAAAGATATATCCGATTAACCCTAAAATTACTGAGATACTGGGATTAAAATGCTATAAAACATTAAAAGACATTGATGAAAGAGTAGATCTGGCAATAATTGTACTTCCTGCAGAATTCGTACCAGAAACAGTAAAAGAGTGCGTTGAGGCTGAAGTAAGATTTATAATCCCCATTGCCGGTGGTTTTTCTGAATCTGGTAAAGAAGGAGAATTGAGAGAAAAAGAGATTAAAGAGTACTTAAAGAAAGGTAGCAGCAGATTAATAGGCCCCAACACCGTCGGAATTTATGTACCTCAAAGTAAGGTAAATACGGCTCTTACAGATCCAGATAAGATATCATATCCCAAAGATGGATCTCTGGCGTTTATTTCTCAAAGTGGTGCCTT
- a CDS encoding ferritin family protein — protein MEMSYFNKIDTDEIIAMAAYSEDESYKFYLALADQVNNDFLKEKLRYFADQEKFHKKILIDLNENLFGKKEVKEPSKKYPFECFIQNANIHNINSLLETIEIAMNCEKRAETIYKIISTRLKDKYAKKIFLYLSNMEKQHYIALKGDYDFFNKFAGSIDELNKKSSFIGIKFKK, from the coding sequence ATGGAAATGAGTTACTTTAACAAAATAGATACCGATGAAATTATAGCAATGGCTGCCTATTCCGAAGATGAATCGTACAAGTTCTATCTTGCTCTGGCAGATCAAGTAAATAATGATTTTTTGAAAGAGAAACTGAGGTATTTTGCTGATCAAGAAAAGTTTCACAAAAAGATATTAATAGATCTAAATGAAAACTTATTTGGAAAGAAAGAAGTTAAAGAGCCATCAAAAAAATATCCTTTCGAATGCTTCATACAAAATGCGAATATACATAATATTAACTCATTACTAGAAACGATAGAGATAGCAATGAACTGTGAAAAGAGAGCAGAAACGATCTATAAAATTATCTCTACAAGATTAAAAGATAAATACGCAAAAAAGATTTTTTTATATCTATCAAATATGGAAAAGCAGCATTATATTGCACTTAAAGGAGATTATGATTTTTTCAATAAATTTGCAGGATCTATTGATGAATTAAATAAAAAATCATCATTTATAGGTATAAAATTCAAAAAATAA